The nucleotide sequence tgccaatgcaggggacacaggtttgagccctgctccgggaagatcccacatgctgcgaagcaactaagcccgtgcgccacaactactgagcctgtgctctagagcccgtgagccacaactactgagcccgcgtgccacaactactgaagcccgtgcgcctagagcccgtgctccgcaacaagagaagccaccgcaatgagaagcccgcgcaccgcaacgaagagtagcccctgctcgccgcaactagagaaagcccgcatgcagcaccaaagacccaaagcagccaaaaataaataaaggaaaagaaaaagatgcaaagAAAATAGTCTTTAAACATACCAAGAATCAGGGAATAGACTGTGATTAGATGCAAAGAAAAAACTTACAAGAGAATTACCTAACGCCTGGCTAAGCCTCATTTTTatcggaaaggaagaagaaaaacaaggaaatgcaGCCCATTATTAGATGAACGGAGAAGAGGCCCCGACTTAGGAAAGCCCGTGAACTAGATAGGGTTCGTCTCCCCTTGCTCTCTGCGAGAACGGCTGCTGGCCAGCCCAAGACCTCCAACCTGCTCCTCTTGCAGGTGGCCTCTCACATCTGAGccattttcttctccctgttcTGGATTCAAAAGTCTCATCTCCTGAATCCCTCagaaccccagccctctcctccgTAGGTGACAGTCAGTGATGACAGGAAGCCATTTATGCCAAGAGAGTGTGGTTACTCCCTGGTGGAGGAGCCGCTGCGTTTGGACAGAGGGTTCCTCATGGTTAGCTCAATGGCGCCTTCTCTGGGAAGATATCCCGATCCCCCTCCGCGGGTAAAAACAGTCCTTTCCTTACCTTGTTCTCTCGGAATTCTGGACTATCAGAGCACTTAGCACTTTCagatatagttatttatttacatctctgAGTTCCCCCAGGATTGAAAGTTCCTTGGAACCCAACACCTAACACAGCGCCTGGTACATAATCAGGGCTCGAGGCCTGTTCTATGGGTGCacagaaaggagaggggagagggggacaggGGAAGGAAGAACGAGAGCAGAAGAGAATAGATGGGTGGCATTTCAGAAAACAGGGAATCTGAGGGACAGAGCTTTGCTAACCACCTCTTGCCCCGGCTCCCCAAATCTGACCAGGTAAGGCAGCTGTTTCCTTGGCCTAAAAGGAGGATTTGACACAGTGGGGAGTCAGGTAGAGCAAGTCTCTCCTTTTCTTTACCAGTAACAAAACCGAAGCCGGCTTTGATTTGTCGCATGTAAACTATCCAACTCATGAATAGTTTACGACCAGTTTTTGAAATCCTAGGCTAGATTTTCTTTCCTGCGATGTGGTTCTGGGACACCTTCTCTAACAGTCTGTCACTGTGTACTTCGGAATGAGAGCTCATTTTCATATTCGCCTGAGCCAGACAGAAAATGTGCTGCTAAGAggaaacaacacattaaaaacacaaacagtagggcttccctggtggcgcagtggttgggagtccgcctgccgatgcaggggacgcgggttcgtgccccggtccgggaggatcccacatgccgcggagcggctgggcccgtgggccatggccgctgagcctgcgcgtccggagcctgtgctccgcaacgggagaggccacaacagtgggaggcccacgtaccgcaaaaaacaaaaacaacaagaacaacaacaaaaaacacaaacagtgTATCTCTAGTCTCCTAGGCTCCGCAATAGTGCTCTCTTTCCCAGCCTGAAGcctcctctctgtcttctccctggCGCCTTTGCCTCTGCCCAGCCAGCGCCTTGTCCTTGGTCTCCGACAATTGCTGCTCATAGACACACTTTCTCAATTTCATTCATGCCCATGGCTTCAACTACCACCTCCATGCTAACCTACTGGTTAACAAAGCAATGCTTTCCCCTCAGTTCCCGAACTTCAGACTCACCAAGCCAGCTGCCTATTTGACATCACTTGGAGACGCCACAGGAACTTCAAATGCAACATATTCAAAGTGAAATGTATCAGCTCCCCCAGACCTGTTTCACTTCCTATATTCCCTATCTTGCTTGCAGCATCGCTATCCGTGCCATTTCCCTCGTTATAAAATTGGAAGTTAGCATAgattcctcctcctttcttacCTTTCACATTTCACATAAATCAGCCACCAGGTGCCATcgattttattttctatcaccCATATATATCATCCTGTTCTCTATCTCTTCTGTCTCTGCCCAGTTCGGCCTCTCATCATCTAGCATGAGAACTATGACAATAGTCTTCTTGTTAATCTTGGATAAATCCTGTTAATCCACAGGCCAGTTCTATCCTGCACAGATCTGCCAGAGTTGGCCATGTCACTTCcttatttgaaattcttccatGGCTCCCCTTCACCCGTGACAGCGTTTCCCAAAGTCAGGTCCATGAGATACTATGAGTTCCATAAGAAGGTCCTTGCAAAAAGAATTCTgtcagggagatcacctctgtgctttgtgaccaccgagaggggtgggatagggagggtgggagggagggagacgcaagagggaagagatatggaaacatatgtatatgtataactgattcactttgttgtaaaggagaaactaacacactattgtaaaacagttaaactccaataaagatgttaaaaaaaaaagagaattctgtGAGAAATGCTACACTTGGGATATTCACAATACATGTCAGCATATCAAACGTTCGGATGACtctttcagtttaaaaaactaCCTTTTGAACCAGTATTTTCCAACTTATCTGATCTTGGAACACTGTTTACAGGTTATGTCTATTAACACCATGAACTGTGTTCCATAAAACACATTCGGGCTAATTCTATCCTAGAGAATGAAATCGACATTCTTGTGCATTTCCTACTAGGACCTTCATGATTCAGCTCCCACATACCTATCCAGACTCATTTCCTGTCATTCCTTCCCCTGTATCCTCTAGAAATGCACATATATGTTAATTTTAGTCCCTTACATCTTGACTCTGCAatgctgtctcctctctctccagaATATCTTCCTTGCACTTTGCCCAGGCTGCCACTGGGACGCTTCTTGAGTGAACTGTGATGGTCTGCTTGCCTTCCTGTCTACCCTTTCAGCCGTGGGTACCTGAGAGCGCAGGAACCAGCACAGCGCCCAGAGGGCTCACGGCAGAGGGCACATATGGAAGCAAAAACATATTTGCCATTTTAGCCAAACATTGAAGcaaatttctttcatcggtgtaaGGAATGAAGAGCTGACCATATAGTGAATAAATTATTCTAAtaccaatttttttattttagaattagtctatgttcataaaataaaagcaatcgAGTAATGTTATCTGCAGATCCATTTAATATTTGCAACTTATTACAAACATCCTGAAAACAGCATTTTAACTTTTCAATGCTTAACATTTTCTCAAGAGCCATGTTTTATCTGTAACTTTTCTATTTGCCTCTCCCGTTCTCTACACAGGATCGTGAAGAACCTTCCTCATTCACCCCTGAAATTCCAGTTTTATGCAAAAAATTCATATTCTCTTCACTTGAAAAGaatctgattaaaaacaaaaacaaaaacaaaatgctacctttctaaaaatgttcTTCAGACCTTCTGGATATGTAAGGCAAAAGACCAAATAAAGGTGAAAGCGGGTATAAGTGCAAGTGTGAACATTTAACGTGTGCAGAAATTCAAACCCACTACCCTTCACTGGCTGGGGACTATGGCCTAAATGACAAGAGCTGACAACAAAAGTGCAAACAGGATGCCAGCTGACGTGTTCGCTGACATTGGTGCAGTGTCAGTTCAAGAGAGCGTGGTACATTTTCATTCACTTTAAATGTTTATCCATATATCGTTCCTGAGCCAAGTCATCTTAGTTTCCTGAAGACTCCTCTATAAAAGGACTGATTACATGCTCATAATTGAAAGATACCTCTAACAGCTGGTGCATTTAAGAAGCATATGCCTTTCCTGCAGTTTTGCTTCTCAGATTGTCAACATGGTGTCCTTTTTATCACCAATGAATCCAATGAATGATCTATATAATCCTTGCTCTGTTAATCTGGTTATAACTGCTAACAATGAGTAAATAAACAGATACAACAGCTTTCTCTGACCATGCCCACTTGTTAGTTACTCAGgacaaagaaaataatctgaaaggtTACCCTCTGTCTGACATTAGTAGAAAGAGCTAAACTCAATCTTAAATGGCTGCCAAGGAAGAACGACACTTTAACTTCCATCTGTAGTCCTCATTTAAAGCtgattattgggacttccctggaggtccagtggttaagactctgtgctcccaatgaagggggcacaggtttgatccctggtcgggggactaagatcctacatgccccaaggcacggccaaaaaataaaaataaagctagcTATTAATCTAAATAAGGTCCACCTAAACTTCTGTGTCCTTAACAACATACAACCAAAGGTAAGTCTTCCCTTGGAGAAGAAAATACATAGagatgtcaattatacttcaattaaaaacaacaatgacaagAATGAATTATTCAAGAGCAAAAAACCAAGAGGAACATACATAGAAGTCCCCTGTTAGAAGATGTAATAAGTGAAGGGCAAAAATATCCAACAATACAAAGGGTTTTAATATAAGTACGGGACCCATAAAGGCCGCCTCGGTTTTCcttcctggctctaccacttattaaCAGGATGACCTTGCTCAAGTCactaactctctctctcttccttaatATAGATCTCATCCAGCTTTGGGCAGGAAGGGATGTAAAGTCCTTAGAACGTTGCCCGCGTATAGTAAATGCTCACTAAAAGCTATTCTTGCTTTACTCTTGTTTTAACTGCTCATACGCGAACTTGGAGATGCTGACAAAAACTGTTTGGGGAGCAAGACCAGGCAAGTGGACAGACGTGGGCGGGGGTAAATCACTTGCCTCCAAGTGGCGTCCCAAAGCAACAGCCGACTCCTACTGCACAGCCCACGGTCAGCATGTCAGTGTAATAGTATGGCTGCTACTAGGGGAGACACAGACAAAGAGCCAGATGGGAAGGATGGGCAGGGGggcagaagaggaaaggagaacagGCAAGGGTGGGGAATAAAGAAGGAGCGGTTTAAGTCACAGGGAATCACAGCGGCGCCGTCTCCCCCCTGCGATCCCAGGCCAAGAGAAACTCAGTTAGTTTGGCAAACAGGAAGTGATCTCCTAGCACAAGGCCAAAcgtagaaaatgaaataaatgttaggCAAATATACGGAAGGAAGGTCAGCCAATAAATGGTCAccagagaggggctggagatggggaCAATCAGGGCAAGAAGTGTCAATAGcaagagagacaggaaaggaCTTCAGACAAACAGCACCAATAAAGCCGGCAAGAAATAGCCACCAGCCTCCAAAGAACAGACAGctctctggtttaaaaaaaaaaaaaagcgggggtgCCTGGAGACCAGGGCCTGCGATCCACGGTCACACCCGGAAGGCCCACCCACCAGTCCCCTCCGCGAGCACCCCTCTCCATCCCACAGCTTGTGGCAACCGCTCCAGCCCCTCGGGCCACCGGGGAAGGGAAGAAGTGGGACTTGCCTCCGACAGGGGCTGCAAAGCAGCACCCCACGCCCACCGCGCAGGCCGACACCAGGAGATCAAGCTGCCCAGGCACAGTCTGCAACAGAGAAGCTCGCGGACAGGGCGGGTGGAGCGCCGGGGCGGGGGAGAGCGCACGAGAcgggggtggaggggcaggaaCAACAAAGGGGCGGGGCGGCACGCCGCCGGGGCGGCTGAGGAGCGGACCGCGTGCCGAGCCCCGATGCGGGGCCGGGATCGGGAGGGGGTGGGGCGTCAAGGAACGCGCACAGGCTAAACAGCGGCATCGCGTGGCTGGAGTAGGCGGGTGGCGCCACGTGTGCGGGGACGAGGGAGCGTGGGTTAGCGCAGTGCCCGGCTCAGCAACACGGCCAAGGCAGCCCTGCCCCACCCGCCAGCGCGCACAGCCCCAGCTCCTTTTGCCTTCTCAGCCTTACCTCGTACATCCCACAGAGCACGGACATGAACTTGCTGAGGACAGCGGCGCAGATGCTGGCAATGTGGACAAAAGGGccctgggagagaggagggggacgAGGGGTCAGGGGCAGGGGGCCGGATGGGGGGCTTGGGGGCATTCTTGGACAGACATTGGTTGCTCCAGGCACTGTACCAGGGGCTGGAAATACAGACGTGAACAAGATAGAGGTTCTGCCTTCGCAGAGCTTCAtcccagggaggaagggggggtGATACGCCAGCATATTATCATTTCAGAAAATgtcccccgctcgccacaacgagaCAAAGCCcccgctcagcaacgaagacccaacggagccataaatacatatatacatacatacatttgtttcaaaaaaaaggggaagaaaagaaaatgccaggGGCTAAGTAGAAATTGAGGGAgggtcagaggagagagagagacaggaaagctGAGGGTGGGATGGGGACGGTCACAACTGAGCGAGGCCTTGATGGAAATGAGGCGTGAGCCGCACGGGCGTCAGGAACAAGGATGTTCCAGGCTGAGGGCACAGCAAGCGCAGGAGCCCCAGGAGGGGGGCAGGCTCGCGCAGTTGAGTGGCAGGAAGTGCCTGTCACTCAAGCTCGGGGAAGGAGGGGCAGCCTGATCTCTATAGTCCCCCTAGGCCCCAGGAATAAGTGTGGACTTCATTTTAAGAGGAATGGAGAGCCATTTGAAGTTCctgaccagagggcagacatTCCTGATTCCATTTTGAAAAGATAACTCTGGCTGCAGTGGGGGCGAGAAGGTACATGAACATAACCTTGAAAAAAAACACAGCCTCTTTTAGGTCTCAGTTTTCACAGAATGTGTCTGGATTGtctctaaggcagtggttctcaactgggggagattttgcccccaggggacatttggcaatgtctggagacattctgATTGTCAcaaggggggctgggggtgggggaggactgCTGCTGGCGTGCAgggggtagaggccagggaggctgctaaTCATCCTACAATGTACGGGACGGCCCCCCAGAACCAAGAATTACTCAGCCCCAAATGCACACAGTGCCCAGGATGCGAGattctgctctgaggtgctcCCAGGGCTGATGAGGACCTTCCCATGTATCTCTCCTCCGGAATCCCCATGGTCCACGGCTGCCCCGGAGCTCCCTCTAGACTCAGTGCCGCCCTCTGCCTGAGGACCTGCCCAGCTCACCCCACAGTAACTGGAGTCCTACCTCTTTCCCCACAGGGATGCCACTGCCCAGCCCCGCAGTCAGGGCCACAACCTTGGCCACGAAGGCCTTGAGGGTGAGATATTCCTTCAGGACAACCCCGCGAAGTATTGTCTTCATTTCAGGGATTCCAGAGCctaaaagggtttttaaaaaatgattgtgtGCAGGTTCAAGCTGGAGGTCAAAGGTAGATGGACATCCAGATAGTGGACATGGGGGTGGGGCGAGAGGTCTATGGGGGGAGGACAGTAGCAAAGCAGCGAAAGGACTGtcgggaggtgggggagggagggaggggagcgcAAGGTCTGCAGGCCAATGAGGTTCTGCTGGATTATGTTGATGGCATGATGGGGTAGGATCTGGGAAGTTCTCACCGACAGCCTGGGGAGAGATGAGGTGGCAGAAGAGGGCACTGAAGAGGATGAGGATGAGTGGGAAGGTGACCCAGACCAGGAACTGCAGAGGCAGGTTGGGCTGCATCTGGTAGTAGGTCCACTTGTAGGCTGCAGAGACAGGCGTCTGGGCTTAGTCCTATGTGGATGGCATGTTGCCGCCATCCCACACTCGCGGCATGGGACAGCCTGCTAGTAGCGTGCTCCCGCCATGGCTATCCCGTTCGACCTCAGAGATGGCACTGGTCTAAGCTGGGGGATGAGACGTGACCCGTTCAAGTTCCCACCACTTGTAGGAGGTCAAGTGGGCGCCAGTGCAGCAAACCACACTCTGTGGGTGCGTCATTAGAGGCTGTGGCACACCCAACCACCCCGGGTAGCCCGGCACTGAGGGGCTCCTGGGACTCCAGGTGTTTCCAGTTGCCTAAACTGAAAAGTCCTAGGAGAACTAGGACAAGATGGTCACCCTGTGAGAGGGGTCCTCACAGCTTGGCTGGTagcaggtgggaggggcagaAAAAATGGATCTCGGTCTGGGTCTGGGTCTGCGTCTGTTCTCATCCTGGGCCAGAGCTACACCTGATCTCCTCTGTGCACCATCCTCCTCCCAAAGCCCCCCCAGCTTACCCTGGGTCAAAACTCTAGAACAACTGCAGTATGGGGAGGGCTGAGGGCAAAGGGCCAGGTTAAACCTACCCTGAAGGGTTTTGGCACTGACATAATCCATGCACCAGCTAACCAGAGCCATAAGCAGCCCCAGAAGCAGCAGAAAGATCCAGTCTTCCCCTAATTTTCTTCTCACCACGAGTCCCAGACGGTGGATACAAcctaggaaaagaaagcaaagaggagcAGGTAACCAGtcactactctgtgtgtgtggCTGAGGATGGGAGGTGTAGGGCCCTCGGGGTCTTGTCCGTGTGTCTCATTCCCTGAGTTTCTTCTCACCTCTCTGCCCTTCAGAAGGCACCAAAGTCCAATTCCCCATTGGCTACTTGATTCCTTTCTAAACCCTAGTTTCTTCGGGCTGCGTGGGAGGGATAGTAGGAAGGCAGAGTGACAAGGACATGGGAGCCACGTCTTCTCCTTAATACTTGGCGGAGGGCTTTGGTGTCCGTGTGGGGATGGTGAGCCACAAATATGCAACAGGTCTTCTGAGTCAGTGTCCTAATCCCTGTAGAATCCCTGAATAAAGGAACGTGGAATTCCATGCCACGTTCCTTTATTCCCCCGTCCCCATCACCTTGACATTTAGAATAGTGATCCTCATCCTTGCTGTCCGTGGAAGCGCTGGAGTCCATCGTCTCGGGCATCCCCGTGTCCTGATCCTTGTCTGAGAACTGCTCTTTGTGATGGCCATAGATCTGGACAGAGGGAGATGGGAAAGGTCTGTCTTGCTGAAGAGTTAAAAGAAATAGAGGGAAGCATATAGatccacagagaaaacaaacaaacggcTTTTTAAAATCCTGGGTGTTGAGGGCCTCGGGCAGGGTCACTTTGTGGTCATCGTGCCCTCCGCTCCCCACTCTCCGTCTGCACTCTTCCCACTCCTCACCCTTGTCTATCCATCCACACCCTGGCACATCTGTAGTCATCTTGGCCAGTAGCAGCCTTCATCAAGGGACGATTTCTAATCTGAAGTAGGGATACAAAAACTgcgctaagggcttccctggtggcacagtggttaagaatccacctgccaacgcaggggacacaggttcgagccctgggccgggaagatcccacatgccgcggagcaagtaagcccgtgcgccacaactactgagcctgcgttctacagcccgcgagccacaactactgaagcctgcgcgcctagagcccgtgccccacaacaagagaagccactgcaatgagaagccggcaccacgacgaagagtaacccctgctcgccacaactagagaaagcccgtgcacagcaatgaagacccggtgtagccataaataaataaatacatacataaatgtattttaaaaaaaactgtgctgATACTGGGCATCTGCGTCAATTACATGTTTTTGTGTCACTGCTTCCTGTGTCTCAGCCTCTCTCTTGTTTCCCCAGACCCCCTCACACCGATGTGTATGGGGCAAGGGAAGACAAGCAGGTGACTCTTCGTTGCTCTTGGCCTTGGTGTGTCTAGCTTTAATGAGGCCCCTCAGATGCCCTGCCAGGCTTAGAGAAAGCCCATCCACCTCCCCTTCCTGTGCTCAAATGCACAAAGTGGGCCCAGCCCGGATAAAGCAAGTCAGTCCACTTCCTCCTGAAGcagagcttgtgtgtgtgtgtgtgtgtgtgtgtgcgtgtgtgtgtgcgtgtgcgcgtgcgtgtgcgcgtgtgtgcgcgtgtgtgtgtgcgtgtgtgcgcgtgcaagGTCTCTAACTGCCCCACCTCCACTGTACTAACTCCGTCCTCTGGAGCCAGGGTCAGGCCAGGCCATGTTGCTGGTTCTGGGAGAGCCTGGGTGGAAGAGATCTGATTTCACAATACAAGAAGTAGAGTTTATGCCTGAGTCCTGGACAGGCACGCACTAATACCCTGATCATGGCTCTTTCGTCTTCTGGGATGAGGTTAGTGACTTAGAGAAGCCGTGTTTCCCTCTGTGCCCTACCTGGCCCCCGAGAGAAGACATTACCCACAGGGGGCCAGTACATGGGCTGCCTCAGCCgccttggttcccaggctggtgGAGACGAGAAGAGGGTGCTCCATACCAAACCTGGGCTGGGAAACCCTGAAAGAGCCGGATCTGTGCTGGCTGGACCAGTGTTCACCAGTcgagcagggctgggagggcctTCAAGCCTGAAAGCATTCGCAGTGTCTGGATTCCTTAACAAAAACACCCGTGTGTgtagggctggggctgggggtgggaggatggagGAAACGATGCTGACAGAATACTGATAACTGATCACTGGGCATTCATTACGCTactctttctgtttttgtagaagtgtgaaatttccataataaaatttaaacagagAAAAACTTAAGTCCAAAGTCCTCTTCTTTGCTTTCAGGGCCCTTTGGAGCCCAGGCCAACCCTACTTCCCAAGTCACTTCAGCATTCCTTTCCAACAGGAAGCTTCACGCTAGTGTACCTGGTTTCCTCACTGTCACCAGAAGGTGCCATAACTGCACCTTTACTCAAGCTGTCAGCCCACCCAGACCGCCTGCGCGGTGACAGTGAGGCCAGGGCCATGAGGAGAGGTCTTTCTGTCCAACCCCACACAGcgttcctcctccaggaagcccactcTGACTCACCATTGGCGCCTCTGCTGGCTTTTGTGTCCCAGTCCCCACCTGATTCTCCGGGGCTGCCCTTACCCACCACCCTCGGGATGGATGAGGCCTGAGACGTGGATCCTCTCGACCCCCAGCGCTGATATCACCAGCCCAGGCCAGCCCTCAGTTTCCCGGTCCTGTCTAGACCCCGTAAACTAGAGGAACTACAGTCCACCCCCTCGTTGgctaaaacacttttttttttttttcgctgtacgcgggcctctcaccgttgtggcctctcccgctgcggagcacaggctccggacgcgcaggcgcagcggccacggctcacgggcccagccgctccgcggcccgtgggatcttcccggaccggggcacgaacccgtgtcccctgcatcggcaggcggactctcaagcactgcgccaccagggaagccctaaaacactTTTAAATCTTGATTTCCTGGTCCTCCTGACAGGTCCCGTCCTGTGGCTCTCTGCATGCACGCTCACTCGCTAATCCTAGCCTGTGTATTTGTCTGCGACAAGCTCCCAGCCTGTCTTCAGTGGTGCCCTACCCATTGCCCTGTCCTAGATGTCTAGAAGCCCTGGAGGATGTTTGTCGCTGGACACCCCTAACTGGTCCGCAAGCCCCCGTCTCTGGGCGCAGATCTCTGTACCTCTCTGGTGCCTCTGCCGTCTCATCGGTTCTGACTTAACTGCTCCTCCACCCGAAAGCCTGATTATGTTTCTTCTGTTCATTCGACACTGCTCTGTCTTTGATCGCTGATATGCAATTCAGTCCATTTTCTCCACTCATCTCAGCTCTTCTGCCTTCTGCAGAAGAGCTGATTCGTGTGTGTCCTGCCGAGGGCGGGCGGGGAGAAATCTGGTGGTGCCCGCGCGCGGGTGAGGGTGTAAGGACAGCTCACGCACACAGAGGTGTGGTCCCCTCTGCCACTTACCTCGTGTGGGTTATGTAAGCACGAGCTCGTCATGCATGTGTGgctctgccctctccccccaGGATTCGGGGGTTCTGTTGGTAAAGCTTGTGTTAAAGTGCCCGTGTATCTCCGTATAAGGAGCTCACAAGGCTGAACCCAGACCTTTGAAGAACGTTCATACTTTGAACACATGACCGCGTACTTTTTCAAGTCAAAAAGATCACAGTGCTCCCTCTTTTCACCTGATTCCTCTTCACCCCCAATCCATGGCACCCCCGTCTCCTCGAATCCACCGCCCCCTCCCCTTAGGACTTTACCTGTGTGGGGCCGGCGTTGGGACGGGGGCCCGCAtccctccggagcctgtgctgcaggCCCCCGCTCTTGTAGGGCAGTCCGTAGCTGGTGCAGTGTTCAAAGGGCATGTACTGGTACTGGGGGGCGCTACCCCACCAGCTGGGCTCGGCCCCATGCCGCGGGGACCCAGACGGCTCCATGCTCCCTCCCCCGGCCAGGCCTGGGCCTGCttgtccctgccctccccccagtaCAGCTCCTTAAGCCTGTCCTCCTGCCTGTCCCCAAGGCGTCTGGGGCAGCGTGCCCACCCCCAGCTATTTATAGCCATCTCTCCGTCacatgaccccccccccccagccacATCTGATCTGCTTGGGGTCGAAGCAGGTGTGAGAGCCGTGCGGGGGAGGGGTTGGATGAGAACCCGTGGGACAGCCCcgcagggaattccctcagcaGGGCCGGCACTGTCCCCCTCCTTAGTCACTAGGAGGCTCCCAGCCCCAAGCCACTGGTCCGGCTATAAATACTGCCCAGACCGGGATGGAAAACGGCTTCGCATGCTCTCGGACCTGCG is from Physeter macrocephalus isolate SW-GA unplaced genomic scaffold, ASM283717v5 random_1714, whole genome shotgun sequence and encodes:
- the LOC114485491 gene encoding chloride channel protein 1-like isoform X2, whose translation is MEPSGSPRHGAEPSWWGSAPQYQYMPFEHCTSYGLPYKSGGLQHRLRRDAGPRPNAGPTQIYGHHKEQFSDKDQDTGMPETMDSSASTDSKDEDHYSKCQGCIHRLGLVVRRKLGEDWIFLLLLGLLMALVSWCMDYVSAKTLQAYKWTYYQMQPNLPLQFLVWVTFPLILILFSALFCHLISPQAVGSGIPEMKTILRGVVLKEYLTLKAFVAKVVALTAGLGSGIPVGKEGPFVHIASICAAVLSKFMSVLCGMYEQPYYYTDMLTVGCAVGVGCCFGTPLGGK
- the LOC114485491 gene encoding chloride channel protein 1-like isoform X1; translated protein: MEPSGSPRHGAEPSWWGSAPQYQYMPFEHCTSYGLPYKSGGLQHRLRRDAGPRPNAGPTQIYGHHKEQFSDKDQDTGMPETMDSSASTDSKDEDHYSKCQGCIHRLGLVVRRKLGEDWIFLLLLGLLMALVSWCMDYVSAKTLQAYKWTYYQMQPNLPLQFLVWVTFPLILILFSALFCHLISPQAVGSGIPEMKTILRGVVLKEYLTLKAFVAKVVALTAGLGSGIPVGKEGPFVHIASICAAVLSKFMSVLCGMYETVPGQLDLLVSACAVGVGCCFAAPVGAAILLH
- the LOC114485491 gene encoding chloride channel protein 1-like isoform X3 — translated: MEPSGSPRHGAEPSWWGSAPQYQYMPFEHCTSYGLPYKSGGLQHRLRRDAGPRPNAGPTQIYGHHKEQFSDKDQDTGMPETMDSSASTDSKDEDHYSKCQGCIHRLGLVVRRKLGEDWIFLLLLGLLMALVSWCMDYVSAKTLQAYKWTYYQMQPNLPLQFLVWVTFPLILILFSALFCHLISPQAVGSGIPEMKTILRGVVLKEYLTLKAFVAKVVALTAGLGSGIPVGKEGPFVHIASICAAVLSKFMSVLCGMYE